A stretch of the Kroppenstedtia eburnea genome encodes the following:
- the dcm gene encoding DNA (cytosine-5-)-methyltransferase produces the protein MKLYKVTAFSQLREKSGISIKSLAGLTGKCERTIYRWERGETNPDPKIMEELKLMAGETLTKSPNKSPFFSFIDLFAGIGGLRKAFESIGGKCVFTSEWDKACRQTYQANFDCDHEVAGDIREVDPDSVPDFDVLLAGFPCQPFSIAGVSKKNSLGMPHGFHCDTQGTLFFEVAQMIERRRPAAFLLENVKNLVSHDKGKTFRIIMKTLKEELGYTVSYRVIDAKGWVPQHRERIFIAGFRNDADFTFDDMDIPDPHEGPKIGTILHPENGTEEEEPPYTVGEYGEVSKKYTLSDRLWEYLQNYAKKHRERGNGFGYGLCGPNDVARTLSARYYKDGSEILIRQDGGKNPRRLTPRECARLMGFDKPDGRSFVIPVSDTQAYKQFGNSVAVPVVEAVARHMLPSILEARRHQNHIEQPSLFEVAGNA, from the coding sequence ATGAAACTATACAAGGTAACGGCATTCTCCCAACTCCGTGAAAAGTCGGGCATATCGATAAAAAGTCTTGCTGGGCTAACTGGGAAATGCGAGAGAACCATATATCGTTGGGAACGGGGAGAGACTAATCCTGATCCAAAAATTATGGAGGAGCTGAAATTAATGGCTGGAGAGACACTTACAAAATCGCCCAACAAGTCTCCCTTTTTTAGTTTTATCGACCTTTTTGCAGGGATTGGAGGGTTGCGCAAGGCATTTGAAAGTATCGGAGGCAAGTGTGTATTCACCAGTGAGTGGGATAAGGCTTGTCGGCAAACTTACCAGGCCAATTTCGACTGTGACCATGAGGTTGCGGGGGATATTAGAGAGGTTGATCCGGACAGCGTTCCTGATTTTGATGTACTGCTTGCAGGTTTCCCATGTCAGCCATTCTCTATCGCTGGGGTATCCAAAAAGAATTCACTTGGTATGCCGCATGGATTTCATTGTGACACACAAGGCACTCTTTTTTTTGAGGTGGCACAAATGATTGAGAGGCGGCGGCCAGCCGCTTTCTTGCTGGAGAATGTAAAAAACCTTGTTAGCCATGACAAGGGAAAAACCTTTAGGATTATCATGAAGACCCTGAAGGAAGAGCTTGGATATACTGTAAGTTATCGGGTGATTGATGCGAAAGGCTGGGTTCCCCAGCACCGTGAGAGGATTTTCATTGCTGGCTTCCGGAACGATGCGGACTTTACTTTCGATGATATGGACATTCCCGATCCGCATGAAGGCCCCAAGATTGGTACTATCCTTCATCCAGAGAACGGAACTGAAGAGGAGGAACCTCCATATACGGTTGGTGAATATGGCGAGGTATCTAAGAAATATACACTGAGTGATCGATTGTGGGAATATCTCCAGAATTATGCAAAGAAACACAGGGAGAGGGGAAACGGTTTTGGGTATGGCCTTTGTGGCCCGAACGATGTCGCTCGAACCCTTTCCGCGCGTTATTATAAGGATGGCTCGGAAATCTTGATTCGTCAGGATGGGGGGAAGAACCCTCGCCGACTGACACCCCGTGAATGTGCGAGACTGATGGGGTTCGATAAACCTGATGGGAGATCGTTTGTAATCCCCGTATCTGATACGCAGGCGTACAAACAGTTCGGAAACTCCGTGGCAGTTCCTGTTGTAGAGGCTGTAGCCCGCCATATGCTCCCCTCTATACTGGAGGCCAGACGCCACCAAAACCATATTGAACAGCCCAGTCTTTTTGAGGTGGCCGGAAATGCCTGA
- a CDS encoding very short patch repair endonuclease, whose amino-acid sequence MSSIRGKDTKPELVLRRGLHRLGFRFRLHDKRLPGKPDIVLPKYRAVILAHGCFWHGHLCHLFKWPSTREEFWRKKITRNRDLDNININKLMESDWRVCIVWECALKGKHRLPHDEVIETCSKWLDSESVYIEIDAKYKGVNE is encoded by the coding sequence ATGTCAAGTATCCGGGGGAAGGACACAAAACCTGAGTTGGTACTTAGAAGAGGCCTTCACCGGCTTGGGTTTCGTTTCCGTCTGCATGATAAACGACTACCCGGGAAGCCTGATATCGTCCTGCCAAAGTATCGGGCGGTCATCCTTGCACACGGGTGTTTCTGGCATGGACACCTGTGCCATCTATTCAAATGGCCATCAACCAGGGAGGAGTTCTGGCGAAAGAAGATCACTAGAAACCGAGATCTGGACAATATCAATATCAACAAACTGATGGAAAGTGATTGGCGGGTGTGCATTGTTTGGGAATGTGCATTGAAGGGTAAACACAGGCTCCCGCACGATGAAGTTATAGAAACATGCTCTAAATGGCTGGATTCAGAGTCTGTTTATATTGAGATCGATGCAAAATACAAGGGCGTGAATGAATGA
- a CDS encoding type II restriction endonuclease codes for MNRGYLSQYFEAVAIKRLSAVETDRNRSNQHEINGSRPLVRIFGRERLTEFPAQFVWLGGENEGISQEGWITWYDARENHPTRSEYRLYFRDNEVIELASPGDLLIVAKRPDAQIYMIVVKAGSTLENQLVWLFGVPEDIGFQFNFEDIAEERDLKIDFAVRYILEEIGLSVEEPETDFLDRILEPYINIGFPKTIEFSELARKSMPEAVSPLDDPDHALIRWMEHEENLFKRLERHIVAERLKDGFNVGDVTDIDGFIKFSLSVHNRRKSRVGYALENHLEEIFKIHGVTYSRNKVTENRSKPDFLFPDIGLYHDPQFPASHLTMLGVKSTCKDRWRQVLAEAGRIEEKHLFTLEPSISENQTVEMQENNLQLVLPKQLHETYKPHQQEWLMDLFSFVDLVRNRQ; via the coding sequence ATGAACAGAGGGTATCTTTCCCAGTATTTTGAGGCCGTTGCGATCAAGCGTCTTAGTGCTGTGGAGACAGACCGAAACCGTTCTAATCAACATGAAATTAATGGAAGCCGGCCCCTCGTTCGGATTTTTGGAAGAGAAAGACTGACGGAATTTCCTGCACAGTTTGTCTGGCTTGGAGGAGAAAACGAGGGGATTTCCCAAGAGGGCTGGATTACTTGGTATGATGCGAGGGAAAACCACCCTACCCGTTCGGAGTACCGTCTCTATTTTAGGGACAACGAAGTAATAGAACTCGCCAGCCCGGGGGATCTTCTCATAGTGGCCAAGCGGCCTGACGCCCAGATCTACATGATTGTCGTCAAGGCTGGCAGCACTCTCGAAAACCAGCTGGTGTGGCTCTTCGGGGTTCCGGAGGATATTGGTTTTCAGTTTAACTTTGAAGACATTGCGGAGGAAAGAGATCTCAAGATTGACTTTGCAGTACGTTACATTTTGGAGGAGATCGGTCTTTCCGTTGAAGAGCCTGAAACCGATTTCCTGGACAGGATTCTCGAACCATATATCAATATTGGTTTTCCCAAGACAATCGAATTTTCGGAACTTGCTCGTAAAAGTATGCCGGAAGCGGTTTCTCCGCTCGATGATCCTGACCATGCCCTAATCCGGTGGATGGAACATGAAGAAAATCTGTTTAAACGGCTGGAACGACATATTGTAGCTGAGCGATTGAAGGACGGTTTCAATGTTGGGGATGTAACTGACATTGATGGATTTATTAAGTTTTCGCTTAGTGTTCATAATCGGAGAAAATCCCGTGTGGGCTATGCCTTGGAAAACCATCTTGAGGAAATTTTCAAGATCCATGGTGTTACATATTCACGCAATAAAGTGACGGAAAATCGTTCAAAACCGGACTTTCTCTTTCCTGATATCGGTCTATATCATGATCCCCAGTTCCCCGCTTCACATTTGACTATGCTTGGGGTAAAGTCGACATGCAAGGATCGTTGGCGGCAGGTTCTTGCAGAAGCCGGACGAATTGAGGAAAAACATCTGTTTACATTGGAACCTAGCATCAGCGAAAACCAGACAGTAGAAATGCAGGAAAACAATCTCCAGTTGGTTTTGCCCAAACAACTACATGAGACCTACAAACCCCATCAACAGGAGTGGCTGATGGATCTTTTCTCATTTGTTGATTTGGTCAGAAATAGGCAATGA
- a CDS encoding helix-turn-helix domain-containing protein — translation MTLYVRDLTNEEGNRLKKIARKNTDGVKVRRALVILASAQKMKVPEIAKLYQLSQEHIRKFIHRFNKEGMDAIQPRYNGGRPRTFTPEQRADIIELAQIPPKVLGMPFTHWSLTKLKEAAEKKGIVRSISIETIRCILEEANITYQHTKTWKESNDPGFHTKKNESNSSTKTRRKMDG, via the coding sequence ATGACCCTTTATGTACGGGATTTAACCAATGAAGAAGGCAACCGGCTCAAAAAAATCGCGCGAAAAAACACGGATGGGGTCAAAGTACGGCGTGCATTGGTGATTCTGGCATCTGCTCAAAAAATGAAAGTACCGGAGATCGCCAAGCTTTACCAACTATCCCAAGAGCATATCCGGAAATTCATCCACCGTTTCAACAAAGAAGGAATGGACGCGATTCAGCCTCGGTACAACGGCGGTCGTCCGCGGACGTTTACCCCTGAACAGCGGGCAGACATCATCGAGTTGGCACAGATTCCTCCCAAGGTTTTGGGAATGCCTTTCACCCATTGGTCCTTGACTAAACTAAAAGAAGCGGCGGAGAAGAAGGGGATCGTCCGATCAATCAGCATCGAAACGATCCGATGCATATTAGAGGAAGCGAACATCACTTACCAGCACACAAAAACGTGGAAGGAGTCCAATGATCCTGGGTTTCACACGAAAAAAAACGAATCAAACAGCTCTACAAAAACCCGCCGAAAGATGGACGGGTAA
- a CDS encoding IS630 family transposase, producing the protein MDEFGPLSIRPYAGKGWFLQKKADRLPATYTRKHGVRHLFAALDLKTDKLYAHNKKTKRHQDFLGFLQVLRRRFHRSERLYIVLDNFSPHHHKKVKTWAEENNVKLIYTPTYASWLNRIECHFGPLRKFVFEGSNYSSHDGLMKAIQEYVRWRNKNKRDAQILKEQNKIKVS; encoded by the coding sequence GTGGACGAGTTTGGACCGCTGTCGATCCGGCCGTATGCCGGAAAGGGGTGGTTTCTGCAGAAAAAAGCGGATCGCTTGCCTGCCACTTATACACGAAAACATGGGGTACGCCACTTGTTCGCAGCTTTGGATCTGAAGACAGACAAACTGTATGCCCACAACAAGAAAACCAAGCGACACCAAGATTTTTTGGGCTTTCTTCAAGTGTTGCGTCGTCGTTTTCACCGGAGCGAACGCCTGTATATCGTGCTGGATAACTTTTCTCCCCACCACCATAAAAAAGTGAAAACATGGGCCGAGGAGAATAATGTCAAGTTAATCTACACACCCACATATGCTTCTTGGCTCAACCGCATCGAATGTCACTTTGGTCCGCTTCGGAAATTTGTCTTTGAAGGAAGTAACTATTCCTCTCATGATGGGTTGATGAAGGCGATTCAGGAGTACGTACGGTGGCGCAACAAGAACAAGCGGGATGCGCAAATCCTAAAAGAGCAAAACAAGATCAAAGTTTCCTGA
- a CDS encoding helix-turn-helix domain-containing protein yields MYGMGVSEIGEIIRKVRKQQGKRLEDLADEKISPATISNIERGVSHVRQDKVDYLLDKLNISLEKIPELILGEKEQLSDLKFELDAIESLKRMGQWAEALKALNRLDLSDDHPYAPEYYWLKGTIHLFQKKYPKAERSLIDAIRLSKQSGYAANANIEAYSFNDLSLCSYFQNDLERALQYTKSGLAALNPEGERDFVKYILLRNQATYLERLGRVVEALRIVEDIWDELPRVQKAETVLGFYWLKSELLRKSGALEDATRVAREGLKLASLNRHFPMTYDHWVVLGSIYMDQQDWEKAETSLNIALKVAENHVDDSRVVRGYIQLGLLNIQKKQWQSAKEALQAAITKGEKLQSTAYLTDAFLTMGNLYSAQDQLEEAVGYFHKAAELSEQHQYKDKKVQAWYHLAMCLKDRIQMELQ; encoded by the coding sequence ATGTACGGTATGGGAGTAAGTGAAATCGGCGAAATCATCCGAAAGGTACGTAAACAACAAGGAAAGCGGCTGGAAGATCTGGCGGATGAAAAAATTTCTCCGGCAACCATCAGCAATATTGAGCGGGGTGTCTCTCACGTTCGTCAGGATAAAGTGGATTATCTACTGGACAAGTTGAATATCTCCCTGGAAAAGATCCCTGAATTGATACTGGGGGAAAAGGAACAGTTAAGCGATTTGAAATTTGAATTGGATGCGATTGAATCCTTGAAACGGATGGGACAATGGGCTGAAGCACTGAAGGCTTTAAACCGACTGGATCTGTCAGATGATCATCCCTATGCCCCGGAATACTATTGGTTAAAGGGAACCATCCACCTGTTTCAGAAGAAGTACCCAAAAGCCGAACGGTCCCTGATTGATGCCATTCGTCTGTCCAAACAGAGCGGTTACGCCGCCAATGCCAACATCGAGGCTTACAGCTTTAACGACCTGAGCCTGTGCAGCTACTTTCAGAACGACCTGGAGCGGGCGCTTCAATACACCAAAAGCGGGCTGGCTGCTTTGAACCCAGAGGGCGAACGGGACTTTGTGAAATACATTCTGCTACGAAATCAGGCAACCTATCTGGAACGATTGGGGAGAGTCGTGGAAGCCCTGCGGATCGTGGAAGATATATGGGACGAACTGCCCCGGGTCCAGAAGGCGGAGACGGTCCTGGGATTTTATTGGCTGAAGAGTGAACTGCTGCGAAAAAGCGGTGCCTTGGAAGACGCGACCCGTGTGGCCCGGGAAGGGCTGAAACTGGCCAGCCTCAATCGTCATTTCCCCATGACTTACGATCATTGGGTTGTATTGGGCAGTATCTATATGGATCAACAAGACTGGGAAAAAGCAGAAACCTCATTAAACATCGCCCTCAAAGTCGCCGAAAATCATGTTGATGACAGCCGGGTGGTTCGGGGTTACATACAACTGGGACTCCTGAACATACAGAAAAAACAATGGCAATCAGCCAAAGAAGCCCTGCAAGCGGCCATCACCAAAGGAGAGAAACTCCAAAGCACAGCCTATCTGACAGATGCGTTCCTTACCATGGGCAACCTGTATTCGGCTCAGGATCAGCTGGAAGAGGCAGTCGGTTATTTCCACAAAGCCGCAGAGTTATCTGAACAACACCAATACAAGGACAAAAAAGTTCAAGCTTGGTACCATTTGGCCATGTGCTTAAAAGACCGAATTCAAATGGAACTGCAATAA
- a CDS encoding dicarboxylate/amino acid:cation symporter, translated as MVTSLAVSAVLILFLVWLKRKKVSFGIRVLVAMLLGVAVGALFGKDAEIVGFLGDAFIHLIKMLVLPLVVTAIIASITTIKDPAQLRKLGVKTIGLFLATAVIASVIGILVGNAFDVGAGMDFNVKDPGEAREIPPVSQVFLDMIPDNPIANAAEGKILPVIFFAMLIGIAITIESRRNPDSVEPVKRLIESFSRVIFRVTKMVLKLTPYGVYGLLTQVAAIHGLSTLLPLMEVVVAVYLACLIHLVVTYGGLVTFVAKVNPIRFLKKIWPVMVVAFSTRSSYGTLPVTLKTLTGRVKVSEKISSFVAPLGATMNMDACGGLYPAIVAIFVANVFHMDLGLTDYLILVTTATLASIGTAGVPGTASIMTTVVLTSMGLPVEGLAMVLGIDAILDMARTAVNVTGDTVASLVIANSEDEFDRDAFNNDPEDDLELNSAAI; from the coding sequence TTGGTTACAAGTCTGGCGGTATCCGCTGTCCTGATCCTGTTTCTCGTCTGGTTGAAACGGAAAAAAGTGAGCTTTGGTATCCGTGTGCTGGTGGCGATGCTACTGGGGGTGGCCGTCGGAGCCCTCTTTGGAAAGGATGCCGAAATCGTCGGTTTCCTCGGGGATGCATTTATCCACCTGATCAAAATGCTGGTCCTCCCGCTGGTGGTGACAGCGATCATCGCCAGTATCACCACCATCAAGGATCCGGCCCAATTGCGAAAGCTCGGGGTGAAGACGATCGGGCTGTTTCTGGCGACTGCAGTCATCGCCAGCGTCATCGGAATTCTCGTGGGCAACGCCTTCGATGTGGGAGCCGGAATGGATTTCAATGTGAAGGATCCCGGTGAGGCCCGGGAGATCCCTCCTGTCAGCCAGGTCTTTCTGGACATGATCCCGGATAACCCCATCGCCAACGCGGCCGAGGGCAAGATTCTGCCGGTGATCTTCTTCGCCATGCTGATCGGGATCGCCATCACCATTGAATCCCGTCGCAACCCGGACTCTGTCGAACCGGTGAAGCGCTTGATCGAATCCTTCTCCCGGGTCATTTTCCGGGTGACCAAGATGGTTCTGAAGCTGACCCCCTACGGGGTTTACGGTCTGCTGACCCAAGTGGCCGCCATCCATGGACTCTCCACCCTGCTCCCCTTGATGGAGGTGGTGGTCGCGGTCTACCTCGCCTGCCTGATCCACCTGGTTGTAACCTACGGCGGCCTGGTCACCTTTGTAGCCAAAGTGAATCCAATCCGCTTTCTGAAAAAGATCTGGCCGGTGATGGTGGTCGCTTTCTCCACCCGGAGCAGTTACGGAACTCTCCCGGTCACCCTGAAGACCCTGACCGGCCGGGTGAAGGTCTCCGAGAAGATTTCCAGCTTTGTCGCCCCCTTGGGCGCCACCATGAACATGGACGCCTGCGGCGGTCTCTACCCCGCCATCGTCGCCATCTTCGTGGCCAACGTCTTCCACATGGACCTGGGCCTCACCGACTACCTGATCCTGGTCACCACCGCCACTCTGGCCTCCATCGGCACCGCCGGCGTCCCCGGCACCGCCTCCATCATGACCACCGTCGTCCTCACCAGTATGGGCCTGCCCGTGGAGGGGCTGGCCATGGTCCTCGGCATCGACGCCATCCTGGACATGGCCCGCACTGCCGTCAACGTCACCGGTGACACCGTCGCCTCCCTCGTCATCGCCAACTCCGAAGACGAATTCGACCGCGACGCCTTCAACAACGACCCCGAAGACGACCTGGAACTGAACTCAGCAGCGATATGA
- a CDS encoding M14 family zinc carboxypeptidase, whose amino-acid sequence MKRKMLAVTLASALVAGVAVSGSVEAVGEGPNYGGNETIQTSMLHTYDEMVDFLKKQDAKQDHMELEVIGQTVKGRDLYLVKYVSDESRPTVLFLTQQHGNEQLSTEGALQFIKNLGANSKANREMLGNVNILIVPMFNADGAMGDVNFPLDDYVATGRQLTRYNAVQADLNRDHVANVQPETKALHNQVLKKYHIDYMIDLHHQGTRSEVDGELVSGSILYPTNSGVDPAVVEKSKRLGSVVYHRINSKGWGHIGKYVGGSELTIGRNGIAKEYGIATLLFEMRGMSDHYYESYVLGQKSNGYLIKQSVETLTAATQAIADGSIADADISFWNRLPEQKNRPSNEEEGE is encoded by the coding sequence ATGAAACGAAAAATGCTCGCAGTCACATTGGCAAGCGCACTCGTGGCAGGAGTGGCAGTATCGGGATCTGTGGAGGCAGTCGGGGAGGGTCCCAACTACGGGGGAAACGAGACGATTCAGACATCGATGCTCCACACCTATGATGAAATGGTCGATTTCCTGAAAAAGCAGGATGCCAAGCAAGACCACATGGAGCTCGAAGTCATCGGACAAACCGTCAAAGGCCGGGATCTCTACCTAGTCAAGTATGTATCCGATGAGAGTCGTCCGACCGTTCTTTTCCTGACGCAACAGCATGGAAATGAACAGCTGAGTACGGAAGGGGCCCTGCAGTTTATCAAGAACCTGGGTGCCAACAGTAAGGCAAATCGGGAAATGTTAGGCAACGTCAATATTTTGATTGTCCCGATGTTCAATGCGGACGGGGCGATGGGAGACGTCAACTTCCCATTGGATGACTACGTGGCCACCGGACGACAATTGACCCGCTATAATGCGGTTCAGGCAGACTTGAATCGCGATCATGTGGCGAATGTACAGCCGGAAACGAAAGCACTTCATAACCAGGTGCTGAAAAAATATCACATCGACTATATGATTGATCTGCATCACCAGGGAACACGGTCTGAAGTGGACGGAGAATTGGTTTCCGGTTCCATTCTTTATCCCACAAATTCCGGAGTGGACCCTGCCGTGGTGGAAAAATCCAAGCGGCTGGGCTCCGTTGTCTACCACCGGATCAACTCCAAAGGATGGGGTCATATCGGCAAATATGTGGGCGGCTCGGAATTGACCATCGGCCGGAACGGCATCGCCAAAGAGTATGGCATCGCCACCTTGCTTTTCGAGATGCGCGGCATGTCTGACCACTACTATGAGTCCTATGTGCTTGGACAAAAAAGTAACGGATATCTCATCAAACAATCTGTGGAAACACTCACTGCTGCTACACAAGCGATAGCTGATGGTTCCATTGCCGATGCAGACATCAGCTTCTGGAACCGTCTGCCTGAGCAGAAGAACAGGCCCTCAAACGAAGAAGAAGGAGAATAA
- a CDS encoding DUF6440 family protein — protein MWQKVAVVWVGLVLFLTGCIPGDFFDFPCGLENCGDEKGARFVPEVKVEEDFGFYFNVYTDRDTGCKYLTTDVGVTPLMTEEGKPDCDPKRIQKY, from the coding sequence ATGTGGCAAAAAGTTGCGGTGGTTTGGGTGGGGTTGGTTTTGTTTCTGACCGGATGCATTCCCGGGGATTTCTTTGATTTCCCTTGCGGACTGGAAAACTGCGGAGATGAGAAGGGAGCCCGTTTTGTTCCCGAGGTGAAGGTGGAGGAAGATTTCGGTTTTTATTTTAACGTTTATACCGACCGGGACACCGGGTGTAAATACCTGACGACGGATGTGGGGGTGACCCCGCTCATGACTGAGGAAGGAAAGCCGGACTGTGATCCGAAACGGATTCAAAAGTATTGA
- a CDS encoding DUF6440 family protein, producing MWGKTAGIWLALVLLLTGCLPDPEALQRMKEEIELGLDEMDEDFDEEFPCGLGCQEDKDARFVTQEEVEEDYDFYFNIFTDRKTGCQYLTTDVGVTPLLTKEGKPDCDPKRIEKK from the coding sequence ATGTGGGGAAAAACAGCCGGGATCTGGTTGGCATTGGTGCTGTTGCTGACCGGGTGCCTGCCGGATCCGGAGGCCTTGCAAAGGATGAAAGAGGAGATCGAACTGGGGCTTGATGAGATGGATGAGGATTTTGATGAGGAATTCCCCTGTGGATTGGGCTGTCAAGAGGATAAGGATGCACGATTCGTCACCCAGGAGGAAGTGGAAGAGGACTACGACTTCTACTTCAACATCTTCACCGATCGGAAAACCGGTTGCCAATACCTGACGACGGATGTGGGAGTGACCCCGCTTTTAACCAAAGAAGGAAAGCCGGATTGTGATCCGAAGCGAATAGAGAAAAAGTGA
- a CDS encoding copper ion binding protein, whose protein sequence is MNQTILHVKGMSCGHCVDSVEGALKRIGAKGTVDLEAGTVQVAYDENRVTLEQVKEAIEDQGYDVV, encoded by the coding sequence ATGAACCAGACTATTTTACATGTGAAAGGGATGTCCTGTGGTCACTGCGTCGATTCCGTCGAAGGTGCCCTGAAGCGAATCGGGGCGAAAGGGACGGTCGATTTGGAAGCCGGGACCGTCCAGGTCGCCTATGATGAGAATCGCGTGACATTGGAACAAGTGAAAGAAGCCATCGAAGATCAAGGTTATGACGTTGTGTGA